The Dissulfurirhabdus thermomarina DNA window CGGCCGCGGGCCTTCTTCTGGCCCTCGCGGCCCCGGCCGCTGCACCGGCGGCGGAGGGCGCCCGCCCCGCCACCGGAGCGGCGGCCGCCGCGCCGGAGCCCGAGCGGCCCGCCTCGCCCTTCGAGGGGGCCGCGCCCGGGGAGCGGCGCCCGGTGGACATCGCCCTCGACAACATGGACCTGGCCCCGGTCCTCGACCACCTCCTCGGCGGCGTCCTCGGCCTCAACTATGTGGTGGACCCCGCCATCAAGGGGACGCTGTCGGTCTCGATAAAGGGGGATTTCACCCGTTCCGAACTCCTGGACGTCCTGGACTCCATCCTCCAGATGCACGGGCTCGCCTTGGCGCCGGGGGCAAAGGGCCTCTACAAGGTGGTCCGCAAGGCGGACGCCGCCCGGGCCGGGTCCGCGGTGGCCCTGGGCGCGGCGGGCGCCCGACCGGGGAACGTGATCCGGGTCTTCCGGCTCCGCTATCTCTCGGCGGGCCAGGCGGCGGCCAACCTCAAGAACTTCGTCTCCGCCGGGGCCGTCGTCGCCGCCGTTCCGTCGGTGAACGCCCTCATCGTGGCCGACACCCGGGAAAACGCCGGAAAGGTCGCCCAGATCCTCGAACTCATGGACGAGGACCTCTTCCAGGGCGTCTACTGGCGACTCTTCATCCCCGAGCATGCCGACGTGGAGGATCTCGCCCACGACCTCGAGCAGATCTTCAAGGCCAACGGCGTGGTCCTTCGGCCCGGGGTGGACCAGGCCGGGGTCCAGGTGCTGCCCATGAAGAGCATCAACGCCATCCTCGTGCTCACGAGGTGGCAGAGCGTCCTCGGGGCCGTGGGCCGCTGGATCCGGGAGCTCGACCAGGGGCAGGGCGCCAAGGGGACCCGGGTCTACGTCTACTTCGTCCAGAACGGGAAGGCCAAGGAGATCGGCGACCTCCTGAAGCAGCTCTACGGCACGGAGGAGGCCTCCCGGGAGCCGCGGAAGAAGACCCTGGTCAAGGGGACGAAGGCCGGGCAGCCGAAGCCGGAGGCCCCCGGGACCACCGGGGAGCTCTCCGGCGACGTGGACATCATCCCCGACGAGGTGAACAACGCCCTCCTCATTCGCGCCCGCCCCCGCGACTACGCCCTCCTCGAGGACGTCCTCCGGAAGATCGACGTCCTGCCGCGCCAGGTGCTCATCGATGTCCTCATCGTGGACGTCTCCCTCAGCGACGACATCGAGTACGGGGTGGAGTGGTTCATCAAGGACAAGGGCATCCGGATCGACGGCACCCGGTACCCGGCCAACATCGCCCTCACCACCGGCAACCCCACCAACGTGAACCTCGCCCGGAACACCGCCCTGGGGACGGGGGTCTCCGGGTTCGCCTACAGCCTCTACGACTCGGTGGGGGGGCTGAGGGCCCTCCTGACCCTACTGGCCGAGAAGACCGACGTGAACATCCTCTCCGCGCCGAACATCCTCGCCGTGGACAACCAGGAATCCTCCATCGAGGTGGGGGACGAGGTGCCGGTGCTCACCTCCACCACCACCACCGACGGCGGCACCGTGACCCAGTCCGTCCAGTACCGGAACGCCGGGATCATCCTCAAGGTGAAGCCCTCCATCAACGAGAACGGCCTGGTCCGCATGGAGGTGACCCAGGAGGTGAGCTCCGTCACGGACGTCACCACGGGCGGCATCAACTCGCCCCAGTTCCGCACTCGCAAGGCCAGCACCTACCTCGTCGCCCACGACGGCCAGCCCATC harbors:
- the gspD gene encoding type II secretion system secretin GspD is translated as MTRLGKILAAAGLLLALAAPAAAPAAEGARPATGAAAAAPEPERPASPFEGAAPGERRPVDIALDNMDLAPVLDHLLGGVLGLNYVVDPAIKGTLSVSIKGDFTRSELLDVLDSILQMHGLALAPGAKGLYKVVRKADAARAGSAVALGAAGARPGNVIRVFRLRYLSAGQAAANLKNFVSAGAVVAAVPSVNALIVADTRENAGKVAQILELMDEDLFQGVYWRLFIPEHADVEDLAHDLEQIFKANGVVLRPGVDQAGVQVLPMKSINAILVLTRWQSVLGAVGRWIRELDQGQGAKGTRVYVYFVQNGKAKEIGDLLKQLYGTEEASREPRKKTLVKGTKAGQPKPEAPGTTGELSGDVDIIPDEVNNALLIRARPRDYALLEDVLRKIDVLPRQVLIDVLIVDVSLSDDIEYGVEWFIKDKGIRIDGTRYPANIALTTGNPTNVNLARNTALGTGVSGFAYSLYDSVGGLRALLTLLAEKTDVNILSAPNILAVDNQESSIEVGDEVPVLTSTTTTDGGTVTQSVQYRNAGIILKVKPSINENGLVRMEVTQEVSSVTDVTTGGINSPQFRTRKASTYLVAHDGQPIVIGGLMQTQKTRTTVGIPILKDIPLLGYLFGRKGYVTEKTELLIAITPHVIRSREEADSLTREFARRVRSLKRLLQRKDGRPSLLPLDDAPRPGKGEGGERK